Proteins found in one Kluyveromyces marxianus DMKU3-1042 DNA, complete genome, chromosome 2 genomic segment:
- the DBF4 gene encoding protein serine/threonine kinase activating protein DBF4 encodes MGKSGRSPLKENNPNTMGAHLNNPKKRSLDLLELEVSNRQKQRTLRTIEGAIAHPPNALLKTMQGGATAGASAGGTSVANALGVISTGTKLSAPGGVAASVSGSVSGSASAVEKTGNERGVNGTNTKAQTQRLSNKELIDWQNNWRRIMKRDTYIYFDCSETANDNRKDVLRRSFSTLGAKIKQFFDHEVTIVITSRKITNYSHLPSTDILTRAHKRGYMKIWTLEKAARFLTNMDVDLKEMERDSINGKGLPTSNLLNLLENEKLFGSNERDPKAKREDLHYFKHPHVYLYDLSQINAPLITLEWKQQDINSNSKKHIYPVIYPGSFGRCPFLGDDTTDELQPRRIIKRYKRDKANESYAMKLRLLYQTSAEPAALPTADVDELDSNPENDREPIILPYQNIYNNSTTQYNKLVSSMARFKQPKLPRGDTFDDDEMPYGAGAAAGGAGGYKNKFQQEIRASGVQSVDANSNGTATTGNGLEPVKASNLNKDLLSLKRMVIERKTLLNTNTNANTNSNSNSNSTSTVNTNNKVNGKNTTIVAETKSKSVSTGVLANAADASTAVSNATTSASTKATSAKATSTSVTQQRVHQPIGKQNPGYCENCKVKYDSLETHVNTERHTSFANKDSYFEGVDAMIQCVRQFRDINSA; translated from the coding sequence ATGGGAAAGAGCGGTAGATCACCattgaaggaaaacaaTCCTAACACGATGGGAGCACATCTGAATAATCCGAAAAAGAGGTCACTTGATTTGTTGGAGCTAGAAGTGTCGAATAGACAGAAACAACGGACGTTAAGGACCATAGAGGGAGCGATTGCGCATCCGCCAAATGCGCTTTTGAAGACGATGCAAGGAGGCGCGACTGCTGGTGCATCTGCTGGTGGTACTTCTGTTGCGAATGCGCTTGGTGTTATTAGCACGGGTACGAAATTGAGTGCTCCTGGTGGTGTGGCGGCTTCTGTATCTGGGTCTGTGTCTGGGTCTGCATCCGCTGTTGAAAAGACTGGTAATGAACGTGGAGTTAACGGGACGAACACGAAAGCTCAAACGCAACGTCTAAGTAACAAGGAACTCATAGACTGGCAAAATAATTGGAGAAGGATAATGAAACGTgacacatatatatactttgACTGCTCGGAAACAGCAAACGATAACCGTAAAGATGTTTTGCGCCGATCGTTCTCTACACTGGGAGCTAAGATCAAACAGTTCTTCGACCATGAAGTGACAATTGTGATCACATCCAGAAAGATTACAAATTACTCGCATTTACCATCTACGGATATTCTAACAAGGGCGCACAAGCGCGGGTATATGAAGATATGGACGTTGGAAAAGGCAGCGCGGTTCTTGACAAACATGGATGTCGACTTGAAGGAAATGGAACGGGATAGCATCAATGGGAAAGGACTGCCGACTTCCAACTTGCTGAACCTCCTAGAGAATGAGAAGTTATTCGGTAGTAACGAACGAGACCCGAAAGCTAAGAGAGAAGATTTGCATTATTTTAAGCATCCGCATGTGTACCTGTATGATTTATCCCAGATTAACGCACCATTGATCACTTTGGAATGGAAACAGCAGGATATCAATTCAAACAGTAAGAAGCACATCTACCCAGTCATTTATCCTGGCTCTTTCGGTCGTTGTCCATTTCTGGGAGACGACACAACGGACGAATTGCAGCCACGTCGAATAATAAAGCGTTACAAGCGTGATAAGGCGAACGAATCGTATGCAATGAAGCTTAGACTCTTGTACCAAACAAGTGCTGAGCCAGCTGCATTGCCAACGGCAGATGTCGATGAGTTGGATTCGAACCCTGAAAACGACCGTGAACCAATTATTCTTCCATATCAAAACATCTACAATAATTCGACAACACAGTACAACAAACTGGTAAGCTCCATGGCTCGTTTCAAACAGCCAAAATTACCCAGGGGCGATACTtttgacgatgatgaaatgCCATATGGTGCTGGTGCAGCTGCTGGTGGTGCAGGAGGatacaagaacaaatttCAGCAGGAAATTCGAGCAAGTGGTGTTCAATCGGTTGATGCAAATAGCAACGGTACTGCAACTACTGGAAATGGTCTTGAACCGGTGAAAGCCTCTAACTTGAACAAGgaccttctttctttgaagagaatGGTCATTGAGCGTAAAACTCTTCTCAACACCAACACTAACGCTAAcaccaattccaattccaattccaactCTACGTCTACTGTTAATACAAATAACAAAGTCAATGGGAAAAACACAACAATCGTTGctgaaacaaaaagtaaATCTGTAAGCACAGGTGTACTTGCTAATGCCGCAGACGCATCTACGGCTGTCAGTAATGCTACTACTTCTGCTTCTACTAAGGCTACTTCCGCTAAGGCTACTTCTACTTCAGTAACACAACAAAGGGTGCACCAGCCCATAGGCAAGCAAAATCCTGGCTACTGCGAAAATTGTAAAGTGAAGTATGATTCGTTGGAAACTCATGTCAATACCGAAAGGCATACAAGCTTCGCAAATAAAGATTCGTATTTCGAAGGTGTAGATGCAATGATCCAATGTGTACGCCAGTTCAGAGACATCAATTCGGCCTAG
- the SLM4 gene encoding Slm4p, giving the protein MLLSENIKGLLQETIKDAPLLEGKTPPIYTSMIITNRGSILWYVNNKTPETYNSSVTNLKMMALLIKDKWCEDKDSVPADTIHHFELEDLHIALSRIPDSDLLLVYIAGNEFPNGLLGLKLKYSLEAFRDLHGYRLAGN; this is encoded by the coding sequence ATGTTGTTGAGtgaaaatatcaaaggGCTCCTACAGGAAACGATAAAGGATGCGCCGTTGCTCGAGGGGAAAACCCCACCCATATATACATCCATGATAATAACAAATAGAGGAAGCATTCTATGGTACGTCAACAATAAGACCCCAGAAACGTATAACTCGTCAGTCACAAACCTCAAGATGATGGCCTTGTTGATCAAGGACAAATGGTGTGAGGACAAGGACAGTGTGCCTGCAGACACAATTCATCATTTTGAATTGGAAGACCTACACATTGCGCTTTCCAGGATCCCCGACAGCGACCTTCTTCTCGTGTACATTGCCGGAAACGAGTTTCCAAACGGACTATTGGGCCTCAAGCTGAAGTACTCGTTGGAGGCGTTCCGTGACTTGCATGGATACAGGCTTGCAGGGAACTAG